The window TGACGTAGAGGGCGCGCACGCGCTGGCGCGCGCAGGCCCGGGCCAGGGCGTCGGGGTCCAGGCCGTGGGCGTCCAGGGCCACGGGCACCAGGTGCAGCCGCAGGCGCTTGGCCAGGGGCTTGACCAACGGATAGGTCAGGTGCTCCACGGCCACGCGCTCGCCCGGGCCCAGCAGCCCGCCCAGGGCCACCAGCAGCGCGTGCTGCGCCCCGGCGGTGACGAGGACGTCGGCGGGCCGGGCCGGGCAGCCGTAGGCCCGGGCCCAGGCGGCCCCGGCCTCGCGGTGGCGCCCCAGGCCGCGCGCGCCGTGGCGGCCCACCAGGTCGGCCAGCCCCGGGGAGCGCGCGATGTGCGCCAGCACGCGGCCCAGGTCCGGCCCGAGGTGCTGGTAGGCGGCGGTCAGGCCCATGTCCAGCGGGGTGGCGGCCCCGCCGGGGGCGCCAGCCAGGGCCGGGGGCGGGAAGGGCCCGGCTGCGGGCGGCGCCCCGGGCCCGGGCCCGGGCGCGGCGCTCGGGGCGCCCTGGTCCAGCAGCCGGGCGAAGCCCTCGTGCTCCTGGCCCACGAAGGTGCCCCGGCCCCGCTCGCCGCGCACCAGCCCCCGCCGGGCGGCCTCGGCGTAGCCCCGGGTCACGGTGCCCACGGTGACGCCCATGGCCACGGCCAGCTCGCGGTGGGTGGGCAGGGCCGCGCCCGGGGGCAGCGCCCCGCTGCGCACGGCGGCCTCGATGGCGTCGGCCAGGGCCAGGTACCTGGGGCCCGGGGTGCCGGGCCCGGGCAGGGGGAAATGAATTGTCATGGTGACAATTGATATTTTGACGCGCGGATTGTGTCAATCGTAGACAGGGGGCGCGCCGGGCATCCCGCCCGGCGCCGCAGCACCCGAGCCGCCCGCCTGCCGCGCGGCGGCCGCCCCGAGGAGACGCCCGTGCCGCCCACCCCCATGGACCTCGTGCCCCTGGCCCTGTTCTGCTTCACCATGACCGTGACCCCCGGGCCCAACAACATCGTGCTCACGGCCTCGGGCGCCAACCACGGCTACCGCAGCTGCCTGCCGCACATCCTGGGCGCCCTGGTCAGCCTGCCGGTGATGTGCGTGCTGGTGGGCGTGGGGCTGGGGCGGCTGTTTCTGGCCTGGCCGGTGCTGCACACGGTGCTCGACGTGGTCGGCTCGGCCTACATGCTCTGGCTGGCCTGGAAGATCACGCGCTTTTCCGGGCAGCTGGGCCCGGCGGGAGCGCAGGGCGCGGCCCGGCCCCTGACCTTCGGCCAGGCGGCGGTCTTCCAGTGGCTGAACCCCAAGTGCTGGATGATGTACATCGGCGCGGTGTCGCTGTTCACCACCGGCGGCGCGGGCATGTTCACCGAGGTGCTGGTCATCGCCGCGCTGTTCGCGGCCATGGTCCTGCCCTGCTTCAGCGCCTGGGCCCTGCTGGGCGTTGGCGTGGGCCGTTTCCTGAACACGCGGCCCCGGGTGCTGGCCTTCAACTGGACCCTGGCCCTGTCGCTGGTGGCCTCCCTGGTCCTGGCGCATGTTCCGGCGGCGGCGGGCTGAGGCCGGGCGCGCCGGGCGCACGCAAAACGGCCCCGCCGCTGGTGCGGCGGGGCCGTTGAACGTTCCGGGTGGGGCGGGGGCTACTTCAGGGCCGGGTGCTTTTCGTCGCGCAGGGTGAACAGGATGGTGTACTTGGCGCGCAGTTCGTCCATGAGCTTGGTTTCCAGGGAGCGGTCCATGTCCTGGATGCGGATGAAGACCTTGCGCGAGGTCACGCCCTCGGGCTCGTAGGCCGTGAGCACGCTCATGATCCGCGCCTTGTGCGCGTTGAGCACGGCGATGACGCCGCCCAGGGTGCCGGGCTCGTCGGGCAGGTCGATGGCGATCTGCAACCCGCCGTGCAGCACGCCGGTGATGGAGATGAGCACGTTGAACACGTCGGTCTGGGTGATGACGCCCACCAGCTTGCCCGCCTTGTCCACCACGGGCAGGCCGCCGATCTTGTGGTCCATCATCAGGATGGCCGCCTTCTCGACGGACTCCTCGGGGGAGATGGTGACGAGCTTGGTGGACATGATGTCCTTCACCTTGATCTCCGACAGCAGGTAGTACAGCTCGTGCACGTCCAGGGTCGTGGCCTTGGAGGGTGAGGCTTCCTTGACGTCGCGGTCGGTGATGATGCCCAGCAGCACGCCCTTGTCGTCGGCCACGCACAGGCTGCGGATGTGCTTGTCCTTGAGGGTCTTGGACGCCCGCATCATGGACGTGTCGGGGGTCAC is drawn from Desulfocurvus vexinensis DSM 17965 and contains these coding sequences:
- a CDS encoding PLP-dependent aminotransferase family protein; the protein is MTIHFPLPGPGTPGPRYLALADAIEAAVRSGALPPGAALPTHRELAVAMGVTVGTVTRGYAEAARRGLVRGERGRGTFVGQEHEGFARLLDQGAPSAAPGPGPGAPPAAGPFPPPALAGAPGGAATPLDMGLTAAYQHLGPDLGRVLAHIARSPGLADLVGRHGARGLGRHREAGAAWARAYGCPARPADVLVTAGAQHALLVALGGLLGPGERVAVEHLTYPLVKPLAKRLRLHLVPVALDAHGLDPDALARACARQRVRALYVMPACQNPTTVHMPEYRRHEVVAVCRRFGLRIIEDDVYALTVDETLPPLAALAPELGCLVAATSKVLCDSLRVAFLRAPAADLPALEAAVEWTSWKAAPLMAEVFTQWLADGTVQRTIAANRAEAGARNALLAEVLGPDTCRARLTGYFAWLPLPRRWRAVEFAAEAARRGVVVAHGEHFAVGTAQAEQGVRLSLLGARTREALRHGLETLAGLLRL
- a CDS encoding LysE family translocator — protein: MPPTPMDLVPLALFCFTMTVTPGPNNIVLTASGANHGYRSCLPHILGALVSLPVMCVLVGVGLGRLFLAWPVLHTVLDVVGSAYMLWLAWKITRFSGQLGPAGAQGAARPLTFGQAAVFQWLNPKCWMMYIGAVSLFTTGGAGMFTEVLVIAALFAAMVLPCFSAWALLGVGVGRFLNTRPRVLAFNWTLALSLVASLVLAHVPAAAG
- a CDS encoding CBS and ACT domain-containing protein; the encoded protein is MLVGNWMSKNPVTVTPDTSMMRASKTLKDKHIRSLCVADDKGVLLGIITDRDVKEASPSKATTLDVHELYYLLSEIKVKDIMSTKLVTISPEESVEKAAILMMDHKIGGLPVVDKAGKLVGVITQTDVFNVLISITGVLHGGLQIAIDLPDEPGTLGGVIAVLNAHKARIMSVLTAYEPEGVTSRKVFIRIQDMDRSLETKLMDELRAKYTILFTLRDEKHPALK